A portion of the Kazachstania africana CBS 2517 chromosome 2, complete genome genome contains these proteins:
- the PDH1 gene encoding putative 2-methylcitrate dehydratase (similar to Saccharomyces cerevisiae PDH1 (YPR002W); ancestral locus Anc_8.93), whose product MMTSMSRSKIFNLKKTNIFLSRYSTLQTSNERPNPDNVLVDIANYVHNKEITSLTAYQTAKLCFLDTLGCGLASLKYKQVQDIIKPIVPLNISQGVKILGTSHQFEPIHAGFALGTMFRWLDFNDCWLAKEWGHPSDNLGAILAVTDFLNRTENRKFKMRDVLENMIKAHEIQGIFALENSFNEVGLDHVILVKIASIAVVANLIGLNIQQTIDAISHAFVDGHPLRTYRHAPNTNSRKSWAAGDAISRAIKLAFMVKNSNIGPMQSVLTAKNWGFYDVLFNGNQFKFNLKFNSYVMENILFKISYPAEFHAQTAVEAAMKAHTLLTNLGKSYKDIKSVRIRTQDAAMRIIDKSGPLYNYADRDHCIQYMIAIPLIYGRLTAQDYHDEVALSNTDIDTLRSKMYCVRDDQFTKDYLDPQKRSIPNALTIELNDGTILDEIVVEYPVGHKFRRDEGIPLLLKKFENHLKDHYQKEPAHVENILKISYSKKFESVPVHEYLDQFWLNK is encoded by the coding sequence atgatgacTTCGATGTCAAGATcgaaaatattcaatttgaaaaagacaAACATATTTTTATCCAGATACTCCACTCTTCAAACCTCCAATGAACGACCAAATCCTGATAACGTATTAGTAGATATTGCGAACTATGTACATAACAAAGAAATCACGTCTCTCACAGCTTATCAAACAGCAAAATTATGCTTTTTAGATACATTAGGATGTGGATTAGCCTCTTTAAAATATAAGCAAGTTCAAGATATAATAAAACCAATCGTACCACTAAATATTTCCCAAGGTGTGAAAATTCTAGGCACTTCTCATCAATTTGAACCTATCCACGCCGGGTTTGCCTTAGGAACAATGTTTAGGTGGTTAGATTTTAATGACTGCTGGTTAGCAAAAGAGTGGGGACATCCATCGGATAATTTAGGTGCTATATTAGCTGTAACAGATTTTCTTAATAGAACagaaaatagaaaattcaaaatgcGAGATGTCTTAGAAAACATGATTAAAGCTCACGAAATTCAAGGTATTTTTGCTCTagaaaattctttcaaCGAAGTGGGATTGGATCATGTAATACTTGTTAAAATTGCCTCTATTGCAGTTGTAGCTAATTTGATTGGTCTGAATATTCAACAAACAATAGACGCCATATCTCATGCATTCGTAGATGGTCACCCTTTGAGAACTTACAGACATGCACCAAATAcaaattcaagaaagtCATGGGCTGCAGGTGATGCCATCTCAAGAGCAATTAAACTCGCATTCATGGtaaagaattcaaatattggACCAATGCAATCCGTATTGACTGCAAAAAATTGGGGATTCTATGACGTTTTATTCAACGGCAACcaatttaaatttaatttgaaatttaattCATACGTGATGGAAAATATCCTATTTAAAATCTCATATCCCGCTGAATTCCATGCCCAAACAGCAGTTGAAGCTGCAATGAAGGCCCATACGCTCTTGACTAATTTAGGTAAGAGTTATAAGGATATAAAATCAGTTAGAATCAGAACTCAAGATGCTGCCATGAGAATAATAGATAAATCTGGCCCGCTTTATAATTATGCAGATAGAGATCACTGTATTCAATACATGATTGCTATCCCATTGATATATGGAAGACTGACCGCTCAAGACTATCATGATGAAGTTGCATTGTCAAATACGGATATCGACACTTTGCGTTCCAAGATGTACTGTGTCAGAGACGACcaatttacaaaagattATCTTGACCCTCAAAAGAGATCAATTCCCAATGCATTGACGATCGAACTCAATGACGGTACCATATTGGATGAAATTGTCGTTGAGTATCCAGTGGGCCACAAATTCAGAAGAGATGAGGGCATTCCACTATTActcaagaaatttgaaaaccaCCTGAAAGATCACTACCAAAAAGAACCTGCCCATGTTGAGAACATCTTAAAGATTTCCTactcaaaaaaatttgagtCAGTACCCGTGCATGAGTACTTGGATCAATTTTGGCTCAACAAATAA
- the LOC1 gene encoding Loc1p (similar to Saccharomyces cerevisiae LOC1 (YFR001W); ancestral locus Anc_8.91) — protein MAIKKSRKDSGNMRREVVPEMFEDKEARNQLAHVPKLTEKSRVKKLSKEKVRQEQAKVRLYGKKNKTREYNEKELGIPTLNKAVVPGVKIKRGKKGKKFVADHDNLLFHRLIKSIGDQQDEVTESKLEKARRLEEIRELKRKELERKEAEKAAVLDDKKSEIKRKASVARSLRRKNNRREESSPSLDTKKGKKKSVSFA, from the coding sequence atgGCAATTAAGAAGTCTAGAAAGGATTCCGGAAATATGAGGAGGGAGGTTGTTCCTGAAATGTTTGAGGATAAGGAAGCTAGAAATCAGTTGGCTCATGTTCCAAAATTAACAGAGAAATCTCGagtcaagaaattgagtAAAGAGAAAGTTCGTCAGGAGCAAGCCAAAGTGAGACTTTATGGTAAGAAAAACAAGACTAGAGAGTATAATGAGAAAGAGTTGGGTATTCCAACATTGAATAAAGCTGTGGTGCCAGGCGTTAAGATTAAAAGAGGTAAGAAAGGTAAGAAATTTGTCGCTGATCATGACAATCTATTGTTCCACAGATTGATCAAGAGTATTGGAGATCAACAGGATGAGGTCACTGAGAGTAAATTGGAAAAGGCAAGAAGATTGGAAGAAATTCGTGAATTGAAGAGAAAGGAATTGGAAAGGAAAGAGGCAGAGAAAGCTGCTGTCTTGgatgataaaaaatcagaAATTAAAAGGAAAGCCAGTGTCGCAAGAAGTCTTCGTAGAAAGAACAACCGTCGTGAAGAGTCGTCACCATCGTTAGACACTAAAAAGGGCAAGAAGAAATCTGTTTCATTTGCCTAG
- the CIT3 gene encoding citrate (Si)-synthase CIT3 (similar to Saccharomyces cerevisiae CIT3 (YPR001W); ancestral locus Anc_8.92) — MLKNTVRSLKDEIKELIPQKTQQFNLFRKKFKDVKIDTITVNSILSGMRGNKSMFWQGTTLDPIEGIRFNNFTLSQCQTSLPGLNQNNHSNIFLPESMLWFLMTGGKIPTLQQSLQLSNDLSERTKNGNLPPNVNNILSQLPKKMHPMTQLSIGLLLLQENSFFQKNYENGTLNKDTYWEDTLEDSLNLIAMMPLLAGKIYSNMINEGKPLGQFNPSKDWSYNICSLIGINKNSDSSNISNLSNRQLEDFVNLMRLYLGIHVDHEGGNVSAHSTHLVGSALTDPYLSYSSGINGLAGPLHGLAAQEVVRFLIEMNSNISSPKNLLEIENYLWNLLSCKRVIPGYGHAVLRNTDPRFTSLLNFVHERSQEFANDSHVQLMQNLTKVAPKVLTEHGKCQNPYPNVDSASGILFYHYGLKQTLFMTVIFACSRAIGPLSQLVWDRIYGLPIERPKSLDLNSLKKLVTSP; from the coding sequence ATGCTTAAAAACACTGTACGTTCTCTgaaagatgaaataaaagaattaatTCCCCAAAAAACACAGCAATTTAATTTgtttagaaaaaaatttaaagatgtGAAAATTGATACAATCACTGtgaattcaattctaaGTGGCATGCGTGGTAATAAATCAATGTTTTGGCAAGGTACTACCTTAGATCCAATTGAAGGTATCagatttaataattttacaTTATCACAATGCCAAACTTCTTTGCCGGgtttgaatcaaaataatcattcaaatatttttttacctGAGTCAATGCTATGGTTTCTTATGACGGGTGGTAAAATCCCAACTTTGCAACAATCTTTGCAATTATCGAATGATTTATCAGAAAGAACTAAGAATGGAAATTTACCACCGAATGTCAATAATATATTATCACaattaccaaaaaaaatgcatcCAATGACGCAATTATCAATTGGCTTGTTGCTGTTACAAGAAAATtccttttttcaaaaaaattatgagAATGGTACTTTAAATAAAGACACATATTGGGAAGATACACTTGAAGATTCCTTAAATTTGATAGCAATGATGCCACTTTTAGCAGGAAAAATATACTCCAATATGATAAACGAAGGTAAACCCTTGGGTCAATTCAATCCTAGTAAGGATTGGAGTTACAACATATGTTCATTAATTGGAATTAACAAAAATTCagattcatcaaatatctCAAATTTGTCCAACAGACAATTAGAAGATTTCGTAAATTTAATGAGACTATATTTGGGCATTCATGTAGATCATGAAGGTGGCAATGTCTCCGCTCATTCCACCCATCTTGTAGGTAGTGCTCTTACAGATCCATATCTCAGTTATTCGTCCGGAATCAATGGACTTGCAGGCCCATTACACGGTCTTGCCGCACAGGAAGTTGTCAGATTTTTAATTGAAATGAATTCTAATATTTCAAGCCCAAAAAATCTCTTGGAAATAGAAAATTATCTATGGAATTTACTAAGTTGTAAGAGAGTAATTCCAGGCTATGGTCATGCCGTGTTAAGAAATACAGATCCAAGATTTACCTCCCTTTTAAACTTTGTTCATGAAAGATCACAAGAATTTGCAAATGATAGTCATGTCCAATTGATGCAAAATTTGACTAAAGTGGCTCCTAAAGTATTAACTGAGCATGGCAAATGTCAAAACCCTTATCCAAATGTCGATTCCGCCTCTGGAATCttattttatcattacGGGTTGAAACAAACACTTTTCATGACAGTTATATTTGCATGTTCGAGAGCAATTGGTCCCTTATCCCAATTAGTTTGGGATCGCATATACGGTTTACCAATTGAAAGACCAAAGAGCCTCGATTTAAATTCcctcaaaaaattggtcACTTCGCCATGA